Proteins from a genomic interval of Papaver somniferum cultivar HN1 chromosome 4, ASM357369v1, whole genome shotgun sequence:
- the LOC113274501 gene encoding zinc finger BED domain-containing protein DAYSLEEPER-like: protein MTTISTRGESEQSEHHVETIPSSLMDDDHGETAEVHITGDCDNVEGEIAIVSGKKRSIVWNHFEKKKIKGEDKAVCKYCHKPLGGKSTNGTKHLHAHMKRCPLRKQQDIRQSIITPSKKSDGRSQLNTYSFDQSFARKELAYMIIIHEYPLSIVEHAGFRRYSNALQPLFKVVSRTTIKRDILKIYDEEKNKTMEVLQKHQGKIALTTDMWTSKQKKGYMVITAHFIDESWIL, encoded by the coding sequence CACCATGTCGAGACAATTCCAAGTTCTCTAATGGATGATGACCATGGTGAAACTGCCGAGGTACACATTACAGGTGATTGTGATAATGTCGAAGGTGAAATTGCTatagtttcagggaagaaaagatCCATAGTGTGGAaccactttgaaaagaaaaagataaaagggGAAGACAAAGCAGTTTGCAAATATTGTCATAAACCATTAGGAGGAAAAAGCACAAATGGGACTAAGCATCTACACGCACACATGAAAAGATGTCCTCTACGTAAACAGCAAGATATAAGACAATCAATAATCACTCCGAGTAAAAAAAGTGACGGAAGAAGTCAGCTTAACACGTACAGTTTTGATCAATCGTTCGCTAGGAAGGAACTTGCTTATATGATAATCATACACGAGTATCCGCTTTCCATCGTTGAACATGCCGGATTTAGACGATATTCAAATGCGCTTCAACCGTTGTTTAAGGTGGTATCTCGGACCACAATTAAAAGGGATATCCTTAAAATctatgatgaagaaaaaaataaaacaatggaGGTGCTACAAAAACATCAAGGTAAAATTGCGTTGACTACTGATATGTGGACTAGTAAGCAAAAAAAAGGATACATGGTTATTACGGCTCATTTCATCGATGAATCGTGGATCTTGTAA